The sequence below is a genomic window from Acidobacteriota bacterium.
CAGGGACAGACGTGGAGCCCGCTCGGGCTGCTCGACCTCCCGAACCCGAGCGCCGGCACCGATGCCGTGACGCTGCGCGACGGCCGGCAGCTCCTCGTCTACAACCACACGGCGAGCGGCCGCAGTCCGCTGAACGTGGCCATCTCTGACGACGGCCGCGCCTGGCGCGCGGTCGCGGTGCTCGAGGACGATCCCGGGCGCGAGTACTCGTATCCGGCCGTCATCCAGACGGCCGACGGGCTCGTGCACGTGACGTACACCTGGCGCCGCGAACGCATCCGCCACGTCGTCCTCGATCTGTCGAGGGCAGCGACGCCACGTCCGATCGCCAACGGCGCCTGGCCGCGATAGACGTGTCGCGCCAGGCACTGCTCGGCGCGGTCGACGTCGCGGTGCTCGTGATCTACCTCGTCGGCACCGCGCTGCTGGGCCTGTGGGCCGGACGCCGCAGCCGCACGAGCGACGCGTTCATGTCGGCGGGCCGTCGCGTGCCCGCCTGGGCCGTGGGCCTCTCGATCGTCGGCACGTACGTGAGCAGCATCAGTTTCCTGGCGCTGCCGAGCAAGGCGTTCTCGAGCGACTGGAACCCGTTCGTCTTCAGCCTGGCGCTGCCGTTGACGACGTGGGCGGCGGTCCGGTGGTTCGTGCCGTTCTACCGCCAGTCGCGTGCGCTCTCGTCGTACGAACATCTCGAAGCGAGGTTCGGAGGATGGGCCCGCTCGTACGCCGTCGGCTGCTACCTGCTCACACAGCTCGCGCGCGTCGGGACGATCACCTATCTGCTGGCGCTCGCGCTCGCGCCGCTGACCGGCCTGTCGGTGCCGGCGCTGATCTTCATCACCGGCGTCGTCGTGATCGGCTACACCCTGTATGGCGGAATGGCCGCCGTCATCTGGACCGACGTCGTCCAGACGATCGTCTTCATCGGCGGGGCCGCGGCCTGTGTCGCCGTGCTGTTCGCCGGGATGCCAGGCGGTGCGTCGCAGGTGTGGTCCCTGGCGGCCGCGAACGGCAAGTTCAGCCTCGGCAGCGCGTCGGCCGACGTCGGGCAGTCCACGATCTGGGTCGTGCTGCTGTACGGCATCGTCATCAATCTCCAGAACTTCGGGATCGATCAGAGCTACGTGCAGCGATATCAGACGGCCGACTCGGATGCGGCCGCGCGCCGGAGCGTCTGGCTGGGAGCGCTCTTGTACGTGCCGATCAGCGCGGCGTTCCTGTTCATCGGCACGGGGTTGTTCGCGTTCTACACGGCCCGTCCGGATCTGCTGCCCGCCGGCATGGCGTCGCAGCCCGACGCCGTGTTCCCGCACTTCATCGCCACGGCGCTGCCGGCCGGCGTGGCCGGGCTCGTGATCGCCTCGGTCTTCGCGGCCGCGCAGTCGACGATTTCGAGCAGCCTCAACGGCTCGGCCACGCTCGTGCTCTGCGACGTC
It includes:
- a CDS encoding sodium:solute symporter; translation: MSAGRRVPAWAVGLSIVGTYVSSISFLALPSKAFSSDWNPFVFSLALPLTTWAAVRWFVPFYRQSRALSSYEHLEARFGGWARSYAVGCYLLTQLARVGTITYLLALALAPLTGLSVPALIFITGVVVIGYTLYGGMAAVIWTDVVQTIVFIGGAAACVAVLFAGMPGGASQVWSLAAANGKFSLGSASADVGQSTIWVVLLYGIVINLQNFGIDQSYVQRYQTADSDAAARRSVWLGALLYVPISAAFLFIGTGLFAFYTARPDLLPAGMASQPDAVFPHFIATALPAGVAGLVIASVFAAAQSTISSSLNGSATLVLCDVYLRYVRPDAPEGRRLLVLRASTLVFGVAGVGAALAMMRIRSALDAWWQLASIFSGGMLGLFLLGRLSRGARSGNAAAGVAAGVLLIVWMTFSPGWTGVLASWRSPFHPNLIIVIATAAILAVGWLGSAVGTAREDAGAPAKGSIQP